One segment of Triticum aestivum cultivar Chinese Spring chromosome 2A, IWGSC CS RefSeq v2.1, whole genome shotgun sequence DNA contains the following:
- the LOC123185531 gene encoding probable carboxylesterase 2, which yields MVVTQLHTNSPAQALLCHSQCMCYKYGNTSTELHVRRRTSLTLHARRAPNRSAMAKNAAATADAGDEVVHDFSPLLLVHRSGRLERPLAMPPVPPGHDAATGVVSKDVSLSPFSFVRLYRPPETGAGAGKKLPVLVYFHGGGFVIGSAASAAYHRCLNDLTAACAAVAVSVDYRLAPEHLLPAAYEDSLAALKWVLSAADPWLAERADLSRIFLAGDSAGGNICHHLAMHHDFRGAAGRLKGIVLIHPWFWGKEPVGEEPRPGRAEGVEQKGLWEFVCPDAVDGADDPRMNPTVEGAPGLENLACEKVMVCVAEGDFLRWRGRAYADAAARARGPEPAVELFESEGVGHVFYLYEPATEKARELLQRIMAFVRAE from the coding sequence ATGGTCGTGACTCAGCTACACACCAACAGTCCAGCACAAGCTCTGCTCTGCCACTCCCAGTGCATGTGCTACAAATACGGTAATACTAGCACAGAACTACACGTACGCCGCCGGACGTCCCTGACGTTGCACGCCCGCCGCGCACCGAACAGGTCGGCGATGGCAAAgaacgccgcggccaccgccgacgccggcgacgaggtcgtCCACGACTTCTCTCCGCTCCTCCTGGTCCACAGGAGCGGCAGGCTCGAGCGGCCCCTCGCCATGCCGCCCGTCCCGCCCGGCCACGACGCCGCAACGGGCGTCGTGTCCAAGGACGTGTCGCTCTCGCCCTTCTCGTTCGTGCGTCTCTACCGCCCGCCCGAAACGGGCGCCGGCGCCGGCAAGAAGCTCCCCGTCCTCGTGTACTTCCACGGCGGGGGGTTCGTGATCGGGTCGGCCGCGTCGGCCGCTTACCACCGCTGCCTCAACGACCTCACCGCGGCCTGCGCCGCCGTCGCGGTCTCCGTCGACTACCGCCTCGCCCCGGAGCACCTGCTCCCCGCGGCGTACGAGGACTCCCTGGCGGCCCTCAAGTGGGTGCTCTCCGCCGCCGACCCGTGGCTCGCCGAGAGAGCCGACCTCTCCCGCATTTTCCTCGCGGGAGACAGCGCCGGCGGCAACATCTGCCACCACCTCGCCATGCACCACGACTTCAGGGGCGCCGCAGGAAGGCTCAAGGGGATCGTCCTGATCCACCCGTGGTTCTGGGGCAAGGAGCCCGTCGGCGAAGAGCCCCGGCCGGGGCGCGCGGAGGGCGTGGAGCAGAAGGGCCTGTGGGAGTTCGTGTGCCCCGACGCAGTGGACGGCGCGGACGACCCCCGGATGAACCCGAccgtggagggcgcgccggggctGGAGAACCTGGCGTGCGAGAAGGTGATGGTGTGCGTCGCCGAGGGGGACTTCTTGCGTTGGCGCGGCAGGGCGTACGCGGATGCGGCGGCCCGGGCGAGGGGccccgagccggcggtggagctGTTCGAGTCGGAGGGGGTCGGCCACGTGTTCTACCTGTACGAGCCTGCGACGGAGAAGGCCAGGGAGTTGCTCCAGAGGATCATGGCGTTCGTCAGAGCGGAGTGA